From a single Pasteurella atlantica genomic region:
- a CDS encoding plasmid pRiA4b ORF-3 family protein, producing MKQKIILQFKIELLDSSPTIWRRIQVPENYSFWDLHIAIQDSMGWLDYHLHQFMIKQPHKRKYTVIGIPFDENDTLAGWDIKISDYFRELGINASYEYDFGDGWEHKITLEGKFLAEKGIKYPICTKGERACPPEDCGGPMGYDELLDILSDKKHPSYDDMISWLENHAKDYTPYDPNFFEPNLVKFSDPKKRFKMAFE from the coding sequence ATGAAACAAAAGATTATTTTACAATTTAAAATTGAATTATTGGATAGTTCACCAACAATTTGGCGACGTATTCAAGTTCCTGAGAACTATAGTTTTTGGGATCTACACATTGCTATTCAAGATTCAATGGGATGGTTAGATTATCATCTACATCAATTTATGATCAAACAACCACATAAAAGAAAATATACTGTTATTGGAATACCATTCGATGAAAATGATACTTTAGCTGGTTGGGATATTAAAATAAGTGATTATTTTAGAGAACTAGGAATTAATGCGAGCTATGAATATGATTTTGGCGATGGCTGGGAGCATAAAATAACACTAGAAGGAAAATTCCTTGCAGAGAAGGGAATTAAATATCCAATTTGTACCAAAGGAGAAAGGGCTTGTCCACCAGAAGATTGTGGCGGTCCTATGGGATATGATGAATTACTCGACATTCTATCAGATAAAAAACATCCGTCCTACGATGATATGATATCTTGGTTAGAGAACCATGCTAAAGATTATACACCTTATGACCCAAACTTTTTTGAACCTAATTTAGTTAAGTTTAGTGACCCTAAAAAACGTTTTAAAATGGCATTTGAATAA
- a CDS encoding DUF1801 domain-containing protein → MSKLKITTNPEFETKLESYPDFVRDKMKDLRELVIETAEEVPEITDLEETLKWGEPSFLTKTGSTLRMDWKKKTPNQYQMYFKCTSRLVETFKLVFGKLFEYENNRAIIFQLDQEIPVVQLKKCIKATLMYHKVKDDLTLGI, encoded by the coding sequence ATGAGCAAGTTGAAAATAACCACAAATCCAGAGTTTGAAACAAAGTTGGAAAGTTATCCCGATTTTGTACGAGATAAAATGAAAGATTTAAGGGAACTTGTCATTGAAACTGCCGAAGAAGTTCCAGAGATTACAGATTTAGAAGAAACATTAAAATGGGGAGAACCAAGTTTCTTAACCAAAACAGGAAGTACCTTGCGAATGGATTGGAAAAAAAAGACCCCAAACCAATATCAAATGTATTTTAAATGTACAAGTAGGTTGGTGGAAACTTTTAAATTGGTATTTGGAAAGTTATTTGAATATGAAAACAATAGAGCCATTATTTTTCAGCTTGACCAAGAAATACCTGTTGTACAACTAAAAAAGTGTATAAAAGCAACCTTAATGTATCATAAGGTAAAAGACGATTTAACATTGGGGATATAA
- a CDS encoding ribbon-helix-helix domain-containing protein, which yields MITLRLDPILEQQVNTAAKKLGFTRSEFIRKSIINYIEAQKTQTAWQTGEDLFGKYTSGKGNLSVDRKDILKNKIRAKYATDSN from the coding sequence ATGATTACACTTAGACTTGACCCAATACTAGAACAACAAGTTAATACAGCAGCAAAAAAGCTGGGCTTTACACGTTCTGAATTTATCAGAAAAAGTATTATCAACTATATCGAAGCACAAAAAACACAAACTGCTTGGCAAACTGGTGAAGATTTATTTGGAAAATATACGAGTGGAAAAGGTAATCTATCTGTAGATAGAAAAGATATTCTCAAAAACAAAATTCGAGCTAAATATGCAACAGATTCTAATTGA
- a CDS encoding glycine-rich domain-containing protein, which yields MSMINKFDKTIFEKAQQIVNKWDFSLAIDKLCEREDWNKERAEKAVADYRIYMAATKALNGEQMVPNGDIDEIWHMHILDTRAYLKDCLELFGGFLHHYPYFGRLSDENRQEWLDAQNESQQLWADLTGKMLYSATLTAPNCPQACPCNIDEDEPLLAIDNQYIKNFASSIMQKVA from the coding sequence ATGTCAATGATCAATAAATTTGATAAAACTATTTTTGAAAAAGCACAACAAATTGTGAATAAATGGGACTTCTCTCTTGCGATTGATAAATTATGTGAAAGAGAAGATTGGAACAAAGAAAGAGCTGAAAAAGCGGTTGCTGATTATAGAATTTATATGGCAGCAACAAAAGCACTAAACGGCGAACAAATGGTGCCAAATGGCGATATCGATGAAATTTGGCATATGCACATTTTAGATACTCGTGCTTATTTGAAAGATTGTTTAGAGTTATTTGGTGGCTTCTTACATCACTATCCTTATTTTGGAAGATTAAGTGATGAGAACCGTCAAGAATGGCTTGATGCTCAAAATGAATCTCAACAACTATGGGCTGATTTAACAGGTAAAATGCTTTATAGTGCAACACTTACTGCACCAAATTGTCCACAAGCGTGTCCTTGTAATATTGATGAAGACGAGCCTTTATTGGCTATCGATAATCAATATATTAAAAACTTTGCAAGTAGCATTATGCAAAAAGTTGCTTAA
- a CDS encoding copper homeostasis protein CutC, producing MKFELCIDNIQSVQTASKAKVDRVELCSALAAGGLTPSYGLIKQALHFNNLSHHVMIRPRAGNFVFNQAEIEIMINDILIAKDLGVDGVVIGCLTENNDIDIQACKKLISAADSLEITFHRAFDLCQNPKTALEQIIDLGCTRLLTSGLKKTAWLGKENIAQLVQQSKGRIQIMAGAGVTSENALEIVKATGIENIHFSAKKVQQNKTLQTDIAMGSNSDYDNQIIQADFDEILRIKQAVLSAL from the coding sequence ATGAAATTCGAACTCTGCATTGACAATATCCAATCCGTCCAAACCGCAAGCAAAGCCAAGGTTGATCGTGTAGAACTCTGCTCTGCTTTAGCAGCGGGAGGATTAACTCCTTCTTATGGATTAATTAAACAAGCACTTCATTTTAACAACCTATCCCATCACGTAATGATCCGACCTCGTGCGGGTAATTTTGTGTTTAATCAGGCTGAAATTGAGATAATGATTAACGATATTTTAATTGCCAAAGACTTAGGGGTTGATGGTGTCGTTATTGGCTGTTTAACAGAAAATAACGATATTGATATTCAGGCTTGTAAAAAACTGATTTCAGCTGCTGACAGTTTAGAAATCACCTTTCATCGTGCTTTTGATTTATGCCAAAATCCTAAAACTGCATTGGAGCAAATTATTGATCTTGGTTGTACTCGTTTACTGACTTCTGGCTTGAAAAAAACAGCTTGGCTAGGCAAGGAAAATATCGCTCAACTTGTGCAACAAAGCAAAGGACGTATTCAGATAATGGCAGGGGCAGGGGTCACTTCTGAAAATGCGTTAGAGATCGTTAAGGCGACGGGGATAGAGAATATTCATTTTTCTGCCAAAAAAGTACAACAAAATAAAACACTACAGACTGACATAGCTATGGGTAGCAACAGTGATTATGATAATCAAATTATTCAAGCAGATTTTGATGAAATATTGCGTATCAAACAGGCTGTTTTGAGTGCTTTATAG
- a CDS encoding GyrI-like domain-containing protein, with protein MVAKTIEDGNYEKFIAKGDLTKGAVYEAWAKIWNTDLDRLYTADFEIYGEKAQNPTDAEVEILVAIK; from the coding sequence ATGGTTGCAAAAACTATTGAAGACGGTAATTATGAAAAATTTATTGCCAAAGGTGATTTAACCAAAGGTGCGGTTTATGAAGCGTGGGCTAAGATTTGGAATACTGATTTAGATAGACTATACACGGCAGATTTTGAAATATATGGCGAAAAAGCACAAAATCCTACAGATGCGGAAGTAGAAATTTTGGTTGCTATTAAATGA
- a CDS encoding type II toxin-antitoxin system VapC family toxin has protein sequence MQQILIDSGPLIALFDASDRYHNKTIEFIQNNKSTLITTLASVTEVLHLLDFNRNAQLDFLEWISRGGIQIADIQQTDFVRIKALTDKYRDLPMDFADSCLVLLAEKMGIKTIATIDRDFTIYRINGKQTFETILL, from the coding sequence ATGCAACAGATTCTAATTGATAGCGGACCTTTAATTGCTCTATTTGATGCCTCTGACAGATATCACAATAAGACGATAGAATTTATCCAAAATAACAAAAGCACATTGATAACAACTCTTGCATCTGTAACAGAAGTATTACATCTACTCGACTTTAATAGAAATGCTCAACTAGATTTTTTAGAATGGATTTCTCGTGGAGGAATACAAATTGCGGATATTCAACAAACTGATTTTGTCAGAATTAAAGCCCTAACTGATAAATACCGTGATTTACCAATGGATTTTGCTGACTCTTGCCTTGTTTTACTTGCTGAAAAAATGGGAATTAAAACAATTGCGACCATTGATCGTGATTTCACAATTTATCGTATCAATGGAAAGCAGACATTTGAGACAATTCTATTATAA